From Erwinia pyri, a single genomic window includes:
- the tehB gene encoding tellurite resistance methyltransferase TehB produces the protein MILRPDNYYTEKYQLSPTHSEVVEALERIPPGRALDVGCGNGRNALWLNLKGFEVTGWDNNPASLARLNQIIAEENLQGIVTAQKDLNSWRFNGAWDFVFSTVVMMFLQPETIPQLIADMQASTVKGGYNLIVAAMDTEDYPCDQGFPFAFKSGELSDYYRKWHIVKYNENVGQLHRTDEHGNRIPLRFATLLAQKEMTKD, from the coding sequence ATGATCCTTCGTCCCGATAACTACTACACCGAGAAGTATCAGCTCTCCCCTACCCATTCTGAGGTGGTGGAAGCGCTGGAACGTATTCCGCCAGGCCGCGCTTTAGATGTGGGATGTGGCAACGGCAGGAATGCCCTCTGGCTTAACCTGAAAGGCTTTGAGGTAACCGGCTGGGATAACAATCCGGCCAGCCTGGCGCGTCTGAATCAGATTATTGCCGAGGAGAACCTGCAGGGGATTGTCACCGCGCAGAAAGACCTGAATAGCTGGCGCTTCAACGGTGCCTGGGATTTTGTCTTCTCTACCGTGGTAATGATGTTCCTGCAGCCTGAGACGATCCCTCAGCTGATTGCGGATATGCAGGCCAGCACGGTTAAGGGCGGCTATAACCTGATCGTGGCCGCGATGGATACTGAAGATTATCCCTGTGACCAGGGCTTCCCGTTTGCGTTTAAATCTGGCGAGCTGAGCGACTACTACCGTAAGTGGCACATCGTTAAATACAACGAGAACGTGGGTCAGCTTCACCGCACCGATGAGCACGGCAACCGTATTCCGCTGCGGTTTGCCACGCTGCTGGCGCAAAAAGAGATGACTAAAGACTAA
- the ppx gene encoding exopolyphosphatase, which yields MPISQKNTPKPQEFAAIDLGSNSFHMVIARVVDGAMQVLGRLKQRVHLADGLDHNNVLGEEAIQRGLTCLALFAERLQGFSPANVTIVGTHTLREAVNAEDFLRRAADVIPYPIEVISGNEEARLIFMGVEHTQPEKGRKLVIDIGGGSTEMVIGEDFEPKLVESRRMGCVSFANLYFPGGVISKENFRRARLAAAQKLETMAWQYRLTGWQYALGASGSIKAACEVLLAMGEKEKVITPERLEMLYDEVIKHKSFEALSLPGLSEERKAVFVPGLAILCGVFDALAIRELRLSDGALREGVLYEMEGRFRHQDIRSRTAQSLANHYAIDSDQAKRVLETTEKLYLQWRDQNSKLANPQLSALLKWAAMLHEVGLTINHSGMQRHSSYILQNTNMPGFNQDQQTLLATLVRFHRKAVKVDEMPRLTLFKKKQFLPLVFLLRLGALLNNQRQATSTPESLKLETDDGHWTLTFPADYFSQNNLVQLDLEREQSYWKDVTGWQLMIQEEAAS from the coding sequence ATGCCAATATCCCAGAAAAATACGCCCAAACCGCAGGAATTTGCCGCCATCGACCTGGGCTCAAACAGTTTTCATATGGTGATTGCCCGCGTGGTAGACGGCGCCATGCAGGTGCTCGGCAGGTTGAAGCAGCGTGTCCATCTCGCCGACGGGCTGGATCACAACAACGTGCTGGGTGAAGAAGCCATCCAGCGCGGGTTGACCTGCCTTGCTCTGTTTGCCGAACGCCTGCAGGGCTTCAGCCCTGCTAACGTGACTATTGTGGGGACGCATACGCTGCGTGAAGCGGTCAATGCGGAAGACTTTTTGCGCCGGGCAGCGGATGTGATCCCCTATCCGATTGAAGTGATCTCCGGCAATGAAGAAGCCCGGCTGATTTTTATGGGCGTTGAGCACACGCAGCCGGAGAAAGGCCGCAAGCTGGTTATCGATATCGGTGGCGGCTCTACAGAGATGGTCATCGGCGAAGATTTCGAGCCAAAGCTGGTTGAGAGCCGCCGTATGGGCTGCGTCAGTTTTGCCAACCTCTATTTCCCGGGCGGAGTGATCAGCAAAGAGAACTTCCGCCGCGCCCGTCTTGCCGCCGCGCAGAAGCTGGAAACGATGGCCTGGCAGTACCGCCTGACAGGCTGGCAGTACGCGCTAGGCGCTTCTGGCAGCATCAAAGCAGCTTGTGAAGTCCTGCTGGCGATGGGTGAAAAAGAGAAGGTGATCACCCCGGAGCGACTGGAGATGCTCTATGACGAGGTGATCAAACATAAATCGTTTGAAGCGCTGAGTCTGCCGGGCCTGTCTGAAGAACGTAAAGCGGTCTTTGTTCCGGGCCTTGCCATTCTTTGCGGCGTTTTTGACGCGCTGGCTATCCGCGAACTGCGGCTCTCTGATGGCGCGCTGCGGGAAGGGGTGCTGTATGAGATGGAAGGGCGTTTTCGCCATCAGGATATCCGCAGCAGAACGGCGCAGAGTCTGGCAAACCACTACGCCATTGACAGCGATCAGGCAAAGCGGGTGCTGGAAACCACCGAGAAGCTCTATCTGCAGTGGCGCGATCAGAATTCAAAGCTGGCTAACCCGCAGCTTTCGGCGCTGCTTAAATGGGCGGCGATGCTGCACGAGGTGGGGCTGACCATCAACCACAGCGGCATGCAGCGGCACTCCTCCTATATTCTGCAAAACACCAACATGCCGGGCTTCAATCAGGATCAGCAAACCTTGCTGGCGACGCTGGTGCGCTTCCACCGCAAAGCGGTGAAAGTGGATGAGATGCCGCGGCTGACGCTGTTCAAGAAAAAACAGTTCCTGCCGCTGGTCTTTTTGCTGCGCCTGGGCGCCCTGCTTAACAATCAGCGCCAGGCTACCTCGACCCCAGAGTCGCTGAAGCTGGAGACCGATGACGGCCACTGGACGTTAACCTTCCCGGCGGATTACTTCAGCCAGAACAACCTGGTACAGCTCGATCTGGAGCGCGAGCAGAGCTACTGGAAAGACGTTACCGGCTGGCAGCTGATGATTCAGGAGGAGGCCGCATCATGA